A segment of the Terriglobales bacterium genome:
GGGTACCGGTGCAATCTTCCTTGAGGCTGTAGCCGCCGGTTGTCTGGTGAAAACTCCCCCCTGCAATATTTCCGCCGATGCTTGCCGTCCCCACGCTGGTCAATGTGCCGTCACCATTGAAGGTCAGGAATTCAACAACTGCCTTCGGTGTCCAGCCGGTTTGCAAATTGATGTGCCCGGACGCGTTGAAAATGTACGTGCCACGTAACGTTTCCAAGCTGCATTGGGATTCGTGATCCTCGCTGGCAAAGGCCGGTTGGGCAGCCATCATTCCCGCGACAAGTACAACGCTGATCACCATCCAGGCGGCGACAGAGTTCAAAATTTTTCGTGGTGTCATTTTTCTCTCCTCTTGTGGCTGGCGTCACGACAGGACTCCGTGCTGATTGCAGCAAGCCTGTTCTTGCCCCACACTGTCTATAAGCGGAAATCAAGGGCAAAAACATCAATCGTCCTAAAGAAAACGTGCGCAGCCCCTAGTCGCCGGAGCAGCTTGGATTTATGCTAATTCCGCTGGTCATCGGTCCCGACGCTCACTCATCCCGGCGTTTCCAATGGCTGACGCAGAGGACGACATTACGGGGCTGCTGCGCGCTTGGCGCAGTGGGGATGAACACGCCCTCGAGAAGTTGACTCCGCAGGTCTACCGCGAACTTCATCGCGCCGCCAAGCGTTGCATGAGTGACGAACGGCAAGGGCACATTCTGCAAACCACCGCGCTGATCAACGAGCTCTACCTGCGGCTCTCTGAGATGAAGGGGCTGGAATGGCAGAACCGCGCCCATTTCTTCGCTCTTTGCGCGCGGCAGATGCGGCGCATTCTAACCGACGAGGCTCGCGCCCGCCAAGCACATAAGCGGGGCGGCGGAACGGAGCAACTCTCGCTCGACGCGGTCGCCATCGTGTCACCTGAGAAGCATGCTGAAGTACTGGCCGTGGATGGCGCTCTCGAGGCGCTCGCGAGAGTGGATGCACGCAAGAGCCAGGTGGTCGAGTTGCGTTTCTTTGGGGGCTTAAGTGTGGAGGAAACGGCCGAAGTCCTGAAAGTTTCTCCGGAAACGGTCACCCGCGATTGGCGGCTGGCGAAAGCCTGGCTTTTGCGCGAACTGGCAAACACTTAAGTTAATGACGCTTGGCGCCCGGATGCCACTCGAACGGGAGACTGACGCCCAGGGAAAAGGCGCGTCCAGCGTGGGTGTCGGTGCCGTTCACGTAAGCGATATAGGACGCGAACAGGTCGACGCGTGATAGCGAATATGAAACACCCGTTCCGGCATGGAAGTAGTTGGCGCGCCGGAGGCGGTCGGACTGCACGAGACGCTCCGGCGTATTGATCTCGCCGGGCGGAAGGAGCGCCGAACCCGGTGCGCCGAGTCGCAGGCCCCCGTGCACGCGCTGCCATGTTAGCAACGCGCGGACGTACAGCTTTTTCGTCATGACCAAACCTGGCTCGAGGCTGATGTTGCTGCGGTTGTTCGGAATGTCGAGCACCTTGTCGACGATCGTGTAGGAGTAGCGTCCCTGCACGGAAAGTCGGCGCGAAATCAGGTCGAGCCGCTTGCCCGCATCAACAGCGATGGCTGCCTCCTTCAGGTTTTTCCCCACGACGGCCTCGCCGCGAAACGCATAATCGTGGGTCGGCACACCCAAGGAGACGGATGGAGTCACCGAATAGGATCGTCTGCCGCCGCCCAGTACGTTGTAGCGCGCCGTGAAGCCGAAGTCTTGCCATTCGCTGTTCCAGCATCGGCACTTGTCGCCCGGCAGAAACGGAAAAATCGGCGGCGGTGGGTCCTTGCTGGAGTATCTCGAAAAGACATAGGCTACTCCGA
Coding sequences within it:
- a CDS encoding sigma-70 family RNA polymerase sigma factor yields the protein MADAEDDITGLLRAWRSGDEHALEKLTPQVYRELHRAAKRCMSDERQGHILQTTALINELYLRLSEMKGLEWQNRAHFFALCARQMRRILTDEARARQAHKRGGGTEQLSLDAVAIVSPEKHAEVLAVDGALEALARVDARKSQVVELRFFGGLSVEETAEVLKVSPETVTRDWRLAKAWLLRELANT